In Apium graveolens cultivar Ventura unplaced genomic scaffold, ASM990537v1 ctg720, whole genome shotgun sequence, the genomic stretch TTACAAATTGTATTGTTCTTGTTGAACGACAGATAATAATCGTGGAGTGCCTTGGAAAGTTTACAGATACTGTTAAGCTTGACTATAATCAATGGCTCCTTTCACTTGCCATGGGTATTTTCAGGTTTGTTCGTACGCTAGAACTTATAGTATCTCAAAAGTTAGATGCGTGTGCAAGCACACACATGCTCCAACACAGGCTGtgtctctctctctatatatatatatttggtatCCTTATATTTTGTGTTAAACCTCCAAAGCCGCTCAGAGTCTGCCCCTCAAGGAGCATTACAGATTTAACGTTGAAATTTGAAAGTTATACCAAACCAAACAGTGTATCCCGCTTGTAGAGCCGTGTCCTAAAAAAATTACTAGTATATAGGCAAATCTTACTTCGTCCAAGGAGAGACATTGTTTCGGTGATGACCCCAGCTTTGACAGTAGCAAAAAACATCATTCAGATAGGGTAAGATTTGTAAAGGAATAGACGACTATTGAGGGATACAAAACTACCTCCTCCAACACGGTGCTATTAAATTAAACAATTACTGTAGATTCTTCGAATACTAGGCAGATTTACACAATGCCAGCCACAATTTCATAATGGAATCTCCTTGTTTCAGCTGGCCGCTAGCAGTCATCGGAAAATTTATCCCAGTTCCAAAGACTCCCTTGGGCAAGGTCTTCAGCAAGCCATATCGTCGATTGGTAGGTTCTCGCAAGGCATATACTCCGATGGCCTAAAACATCATCCATGCAGTAGTTTACTTGAGCATGAAGTTCAGATGATTTATGGATACTGGTGCTGGCATGACTGGAGATCTCGGAAGACTCGCTCCTCCATGGATATGTAAAAGTTGTATTTAATATAGTTGAACATTTAGCATAGCCACGTTATTACATATCCATCTTGCATTATGTATTGCAAATACTTGATGCCTCAAGTATAAGCAAAACACCCATCATATATGTATAATGATGCTATACACGTCACAAATTTCACACCCACAATTAAGCCCATAgtaccgatttacgatttatcTTGAGTTCGGCTTCAATGTATTAGTATACACAGATAGATAGTTCATCTCTGTTTTGAAATAAATGGTAAAATCTCCGTTTAACTTGTTTTATACTCTAATAAAAAAAAACGTAGAGTTTTACATAACTTGTATCTTTTGGTGCAGCGCAGTTCTCTTATAGGAATTCAGATGCATAAATACAAAATATCTTACAATTATAACTCAGTAGTGTTTGACACCTAGCAATCTTGGGGGTAAAGGGTGGAAGCAATCTAACAAATTTGTTTGGGTATTTTAAGTTCCAGTTTGGAGTATGAATCTTACATGCAATTCCTTGTCATCTGTCAAAGAATTTCAAAAAGGTAACAATTGGAAGAATGACCATTACAGTATGCACTGGAGCTCTTGCTGCCGTCGAATTTAGCAAAAACAGGAATAAGCCAAGTGGTTCTTTCTTGACACATAATGAGAAACAAAATCTGCCACAGCCGCAGAAGAACTGGCAACGTTTGCTGGTACAAGTATCTGAGTCTTGCCTGAAGCTATTCTCTTACCAGCCACGTTGGCATAGAACAAACCTGAAATTGCTGGTACAAATACGTCACTCCGAGAACTGATGTAGAAGTCAATAACTTTTTCAAACTCAGAAGCATCAGCATTGAGGAACTTTGGCTTTTTATCTGCTGGCATTATTCCTTCCTGCAAATTAAGGCAAGGGTACATGAAGAAGTAGGGTGAGAGTAAGACACCGGACTCTATCTAGAAACTGAGTATATGAATTAAGCTAGTCTACTAAGAAAAGCTCTGGTTCAAGTGTGCTTAATGTTTGATGTAACTGAGCAGTTTTACCATCCTCGGTTAGTGTTCTGTAATTATCCTTATGAGACGTACTAAACAAATTTGTGTTTACTGCACTAAAAGTATCATACTAGTTAACCTATAAGGCATTGAGAGGTGTGGTTGGACTTTATTAACCACTCAAAAGTATTTGACCTGAACTTGAAAATGATGCAGGGACCTAACAAAGTTATCACAACATGATTAGCATGGTAAGGAGGACAAACAAAAGCAATATCACCTTTGTGTAGGTCTTGGGGAATAATTCCTTTAATACATTAAGACTGTCGTCCCACCTTGATTGGGTCAAATATATAGCGGTGTCCTTGTTGAAACCAACCTTCCTCAAGAATATTGCAATCTCTTGTGGACTGTAACACCTTTTTGACCCGGTGCCATCATTTCCTTGGCAACCCTTCTTCTCCAAAATATCAGCCCTCAAGTCTACGGCAATAAATTGGCCATCTGACTTTCGACTTAGAGTCCGGAGCCGCTCAACCATTGAGTCAACCACTTCTTGAACTTCTGGTTGTAGCTCTAGAGTTCCAAACATTGCCAAACATGCAACTGAGTTGATGTCATTGTCAGTCTTTTTCATATTCACTGAAGGGAAGTAAGTTGCCAGCCTTATATTTCCCTTCGCTCTGAAAATTGGTTCGATTTGCTCTGCAATGTGACCATCACTGACACGGTTGGGGACCCTTAGAACCTCAAGATCTTTTGCTGATATGTGATCAGGTTGGTACTTTACTATTTTGACTACCCCATCCAGACTTTTTATGAATTTCTCAACATCATAGATTTCTTCAAAGTTCCTGGAAGGCATAAAAAAGATACTTATAAATTTGTTTTCGTCATTAGTATTTTCAAGTCGAAGCAAATAAATCAGTCACTTGTTGCACCTGGAAGAACACTTATTGAATAAATGTGTATCATATGCACCATGTTTAGTGTGTTCTATTTCAAGGATACATTGTAATGATCAATTAAGCATATTTTTTTAAATGGATATTGAAAGCTTTATATAGTAAACGTGAACTAACAAGGTGAATAAATAGGTACTGTAATACTTTGGAAATTTAGAAAAGTTTGGAAGCCAGGCATGCTACTAAGTTTGTGTACCATAGAATTTATGTATTTTATATCGGCTTGTGGTAGATTCACCTATCCGAAACCTGAAGACTGTTCTTATATATCCATATGTATACAGTTATCCCTCATTTTCAAGACTTCAATAGGTGGGAAAAATTCACAAGAATTGCTTACAATTGTTGCGCCTTTGTATTATTAATAGTAAACTGGTGCTTTCTCTCACTAAAATTTAATAGGTTGAAGATATTCTCAAGACTCCTGTGAATTAAAGAAGTATATATAGGTGCTAAAAATAAATTGCTGTATTGAGCCTTTACCTCTTATCACCAGGTTTGCTCCCCCTTATGTCTGGAACTACAAGAGTGGCCCTCAGGTATCTTGCCACAGCCACAGCATCAGCAATCTATTATTAACATTGCAAATCCAGGTTGAAATTAGCGAGAGAAGAAAAAGTGAATTCGTATTCGATAAGACGATATTAAAAATGCTTTATTGCAAGCTAGGAACCTATGGATTGCAGCTCTGTGTAGGCAGTCTACATCTGGTGGATCGTGTGCATGAAATTTAGTAGTTTAAGCATATGCAGGTGACGGGAAAAGCTTTCAAATACATCTTCTTACATTTAACTTTAGCGAGGTAAACAAAATATCTCACTGAACAAGTGTTGGTTTGTCTCCACTTATAAGTTATGGAATGGTGAGAAAATGAATGAAATTTTGGAGAAATAAGAGGTGTTAGTTAGGCATGTAGGTGTTATTGGAGATAGTGAAGCAGCTCCACACAATAAACCTGGTGCAGCATGCACACAGACTAGCATACCTCAGCAGCATTCCTCTGGTTCACAGCTCATGACAGCTGGACGAGTTAGTTAGGATTTACTTGATTAGTTTCTGTTGGTATATAAGTAGAAGCTTTCATCTTTACTTACTCAACAAGTTAATTAATATATTCATTCTCTGTAAAAATGAATGCTATGCTATGGATTCAACTGAGTTGTTCTTGTTAGATAATTGTTTTCTTCTTTGTTGATCATCATAAAAGGATGAAGTTTATCAGGTGTGTGGAGGTCTATATATGATATGGATACAAATTTCTTATGATTAGAACTGTGAAGGAATTTATGGAAGTTATGAATGACCATTTATTTTGAATATGGGAGGAATTAACCGTAGTTTAAATTTAAAGAATGCAATGGATCAAGGAATATGTATTTGTTATACACATCCtgaaaaaattcaaattcaagtaGATTATCCCCTCATTTCACTACATCCAAATGAATACAGCCTGACATTTTAAAGAGAATTACATGCTACAGTTTTAAGTGAATtggtaaaaaaaaaattatgaatctTTAAAATGAAGTACTAACTGCAGAGTTCATCATCCATAATCACAAAGAACTTCATTAAATAAAAAACTGAAGCTATAGAGTTCACAAGCCATAATCACAAAGAAGTTTAATAAGAACAGAATTTCCAATCGAATCACATTTTCAAGTAGCAATATATGCTTTATTAATAATACAAAAGATACGCAGATGTTCGGATACCTGGGAGACGTGGTATTCAGGACCGTTAGTTAAGGAGAAAGTAATAAAGCCTTGTGATTGCTCTGTCTCTTCTGTTAGACAGATAAGAAAAAATGGTTAGAAGATAATGGGCATCGAATACATAATCAGGTAAATTACTTAAGATAAACACGATATTAAATGCAAAGAAAAAAACATAAACACAGACCCAAAACTGGCTTGGTCCAACAGGGCTTAAGATCGAGGACATCCTCCTTCCAAGGGCCTTCGGTTTCCTTGGTAAATGTTTCAAGGCTGTTTTCCGAAGCTTCATTAGTTGTCTCATAACGCACGGTTGTGGATTCCGGATGCTTCAATTGGAGTGATAAATATAAAAAAGGATAAATTAGCTATGACAAATTAGTCCTGCCAGGTAAATTTATAAATCTTGAAAAAACTGAAACATTGTACTAGAAAATAAATATAAGCAACACCACAGCTTGCTGCTTCACAAACACACAGTAAAGACTCATCATTGGAATAGAAAAGAAGCACATCAGCTGCAAGTCCATTTGTAAATCCAAAAAATGTGGGGATCACAAGAACTGGTCTATGTTTAAATGTTGAAAGCAAGAAAAGGCACAATCTTTGTGGGTAAGAAGCGAGTGTGTGTGGACAATGAATGAGCAACTGAACTTGAGATGAAAAAATGAAACAAGAATCTATAAAAAGAAAGGAAGGACATACTTGTTGAAGAGGAGGAGTGTATTGACGAAAGTGTTCTCTATGGATCATGTTACCAAGCATTACAAACATTGTTATGGTTAGTACTCCTGCTACTAGCTGTCTTGGATCCATCCCCATTTCCCAACTACTTGTCTTCTTCAGATCCAACCTCAACTACCTCTCTCTCTCCTtctaatctctctctctctctctctcaagtGAAGCCACAAATCAACACTTAAaaagacacacacacacacacaaagaCAACAGCCAATAAGAAGCTCCCACAAGAATATAATACAGTGGGGGAGAGAGGAGCTGGAGTGAGCGAGTGAGCAGGAGATGCTACAACCGGATATGTATACTTTATTTGTCTTAACAATTGATAATAATATAATACAGTTAATACTTGTATCAAGTTTACTATTTGTGTACACGGAACAAGTTGGGCGGGTTGGGAGAATTTAACAACCCAACCCAATTAATTCGGTTTTTCAAAATTTCAATTCAACCCAAACCATTTAAATTTGtaacccaaaccaatttgtatacttcggtttggttcggtttgatcggtttattaaatatacaaaattaatataaaaaattataataaaacataaggtttcaaaatttaaaacacttgaaaatagttcaaaacaatattacaatccTCCATATTAAATAGTCTTAAGCATCTAATTTTCGACATCAAAAATACTAATAATATTGCTTACGTTTTAAAtattggaatgaatcataaatgcaaaaaatataacactaattaaacatctattgttgttacgaaatgaactatgaacacggaggttataagttacatttagagttagagatatatggatctatataaatggcctaaacataattttggattaacttattagcatgtacatatatattttaatcggGTTGAGTTTGATTagtttaaaattatcgaaaatcatatccaacccaattaaatcgggttgacattttttcaacccaacTATATATCGGGTTGAAAAAAATCGGCTTGGTTCGACCGAAATAGGGTCGATTCGGTTTGGGTTGGTAAAATCGTGTACGCCCCTAGTCACTATTTATAATTTGATTACTATTACTCCTGTACTTTCCAAAAATAAACACCTGTCACTTTTTTATTTATATACAGGGAGGAACCATCTTATAAGAAAAGGAACTTACTAATATTACGGAAACCTTTGAATATCTAGCATTTTTCTTTATAAACTTGCATTTTACAAAAGGTTGTATATAAGTCTAAAATAATTAGTATTGTAAAAATGTATTCCCTCCATCCCAATAGTATTGTAATATATTTTATTCGTTTCAATTTATATGTTCAGCTTTTTATAATCAAATCAACCCAATTTTGACCgaaaatttaatattatatataatccaataaaattataaaaaatataccACTAAAAAGTACATGCAACCTACTTTAATCTGtattttttagtttttaaaataaagaaAGATTTCTTATTATGATCAAAATTGAATCAATTTGACCACAAAAAAGTCAGAACATGTAAATTAAGACAAAAGAAGTTTTTTTTTAATTCATAATAAGTTTCATTTAAGTGTATTTCACATATGTGTGAATTTGAAAACGTTTGAATTTATATATTTAAGTGCATGTCAATGTCATTAAAAACAGGGTTTTGAGGCACAGAATAGAAAGCAAACTATAGTAACATGATGATATTGATTTCCGGAAAAAAGGAAACATGATGATAATGAAAAAGGGCCATTGTTGctaaattttatgaaaaaaagagagaaataaataaataaatataaatttagattTTCTAATAAATAAGCACTAAAATTTAGTGATTAGGGCTTATTATGTGCCCTTGACACACATTACAAAGAACGATATAAATTCTCAATTAAAATAACTCGTGTTTTATTTATACAGGTAAACGATGAAGTGTCGGCATGCATGGGTGATGTCCTCAAAAATAGACTGTTGTCGGCTGCCGGTTACTTCTCCTTGATTAGTGATCTGATTTTCACCAACTTCTGTTTTATTGGTCAAAGTttagggttaataataataataataataataataataataataataataataataatgatgactttttttttaaaataatcaagttcaaaaatatttttccaaaaatattttaaaaaatttataaactgtatatatttttgcaaaaatatgaTATTCTGCCACTACATGCAATTTCATGTAACCAAAAAAACTCGATGCAGTTATATATCGAGTTAATTTTGGTTACACTATATTTCCGCAAATATTTTTAGAAGATAGAAAAAACgtaaaaaaatttaatatttttgataattttctaattattattattattattattattattattataaataatgatTACATTCTAATGGAAACAAATTCATCAAAATATCACTTAATTCTTAAGAAGTATTTTAGCAAATTCAACCTTAAAAAAATTGTTCGTAAATAACACAGTGTATTATTAATAAAAGGTACGTAtgattaataaaaaatttattaaatattagtAGCGTTGGGGTTGTCTCACGTCGTCTGTGGAATAGGCAGTTTGCTATAATATAAGCAGTCAAATAACTCcattagagcatctccaaccatgTAGAACCATTAGCTAAAAATCATTAATACAtactataaataaaaaatatagagatTATGTAAAAAAAAATCCATCTCCAATGATACAATTTCCTTATCTAAAAATATAGCCAACCTCTTGATATGTATATATTTGTTCGGATCAGATATCCGCtccatttatgtatatttatttttttaacttaacttattacaaaatttatttaaaattgacaatttcaaataatattaaaatataagtAGAATACAATAAAGTTCAAAGATAAATTACAAACTAATATTCGCTTTTTGAAATAAACTTAATGGTACAGTATTTTGATTTTAACATTAAAAAAATGATGTTACGAAATGGAATTATTATATGAATTGAGACTTGTGTTATGCGACTCTAACTGGGGTTATAGAAATGGGGTCATAGAAATGGACGGGACTCTAGAGACTGAACCGAACGAAGTATAGATAATAGgactt encodes the following:
- the LOC141703934 gene encoding protein MANNAN SYNTHESIS-RELATED 1-like, translated to MGMDPRQLVAGVLTITMFVMLGNMIHREHFRQYTPPLQQHPESTTVRYETTNEASENSLETFTKETEGPWKEDVLDLKPCWTKPVLEETEQSQGFITFSLTNGPEYHVSQIADAVAVARYLRATLVVPDIRGSKPGDKRNFEEIYDVEKFIKSLDGVVKIVKYQPDHISAKDLEVLRVPNRVSDGHIAEQIEPIFRAKGNIRLATYFPSVNMKKTDNDINSVACLAMFGTLELQPEVQEVVDSMVERLRTLSRKSDGQFIAVDLRADILEKKGCQGNDGTGSKRCYSPQEIAIFLRKVGFNKDTAIYLTQSRWDDSLNVLKELFPKTYTKEGIMPADKKPKFLNADASEFEKVIDFYISSRSDVFVPAISGLFYANVAGKRIASGKTQILVPANVASSSAAVADFVSHYVSRKNHLAYSCFC